One genomic segment of Sminthopsis crassicaudata isolate SCR6 chromosome 4, ASM4859323v1, whole genome shotgun sequence includes these proteins:
- the LOC141541388 gene encoding olfactory receptor 10J4-like, whose protein sequence is MPTPNSTAVSDFTFEGFSSFRWQHRLILFVVFLSLYFLTLTGNGIIVTIIRLDRHLHIPMYFFLSALSISETCYTLAIIPRMLAGLLSPQQPITIPECATQLFFYLTFGINNCFLLTAMGYDRYVAICNPLRYSVIMGKSACITLVGGSWAIGFGMAIIQVTSVFGLPFCDASVISHFFCDVRPLLKLACVDTTVNEIINFVVSVCVLVLPMGLVFISYVLIISTILKIASAEGRKKAFATCASHLTVVIIHYGCASIIYLKPKSHSSLEQDRLISVTYTVITPLLNPVVYSLRNKEVKDALRRALGKKSLSS, encoded by the coding sequence ATGCCAACACCAAATTCCACAGCTGTAAGTGATTTCACCTTTGAGGGGTTCTCCAGCTTCAGGTGGCAGCACCGGCTCATTCTCTTTGTAGTTTTTCTGAGCCTGTACTTTTTGACATTGACTGGCAATGGCATCATTGTGACCATCATCCGCCTCGATCGTCATCTCCACATACCCATGTATTTCTTCTTGAGTGCACTGTCTATCTCTGAGACATGCTATACCTTGGCCATCATTCCTCGTATGCTGGCTGGCCTCCTAAGTCCGCAGCAGCCTATTACCATCCCAGAATGTGCCACACAGCTCTTCTTCTATCTTACCTTTGGTATCAATAATTGCTTCTTGCTTACAGCCATGGGCTACGATCGTTATGTGGCCATCTGCAATCCTTTACGGTATTCAGTCATCATGGGGAAAAGTGCTTGTATTACACTGGTAGGTGGATCATGGGCAATTGGCTTTGGAATGGCCATAATTCAAGTGACATCTGTGTTTGGCCTCCCATTCTGTGACGCGAGTGTCATCTCCCACTTTTTCTGTGATGTCCGGCCTCTCCTAAAACTCGCCTGTGTTGATACCACTGTCAATGAGATCATTAATTTTGTTGTCAGTGTGTGTGTCCTTGTATTGCCCATGGGCTTAGTCTTCATTTCCTATGTCCTCATTATCTCCACTATTCTCAAGATTGCTTCAGCAGAGGGCAGGAAAAAGGCCTTTGCCACCTGTGCCTCCCACCTCACTGTAGTCATCATCCACTATGGCTGTGCTTCCATTATTTACCTCAAACCCAAGTCCCATAGCTCTCTTGAGCAAGACAGACTTATTTCAGTGACCTACACTGTCATTACTCCCTTGCTGAACCCTGTTGTATACAGTCTAAGGAACAAAGAAGTCAAGGATGCTCTGCGCCGAGCTCTGGGCAAGAAATCCCTATCTTCTTAA